One Streptomyces sp. RPA4-2 genomic window carries:
- a CDS encoding ATP-binding protein — protein sequence MKQSAAKTLGVAALGAAFAAAGAGAANAAPAVPDASSALDTVTQALPAQSVANALPGAGQALAQGQSALGAGVTAAQPAAAKVLANGPTAPVAGLLGGLPLQGLPTHGLPVNGLPLG from the coding sequence ATGAAGCAGTCTGCTGCCAAGACCCTCGGTGTCGCCGCTCTCGGTGCCGCTTTCGCCGCCGCCGGCGCCGGCGCCGCGAACGCGGCACCGGCCGTGCCCGACGCCTCCTCGGCGCTGGACACCGTCACCCAGGCGCTGCCCGCGCAGAGTGTGGCCAATGCGCTGCCGGGCGCGGGTCAGGCGCTTGCCCAGGGTCAGAGCGCGCTCGGTGCGGGTGTGACGGCCGCCCAGCCCGCCGCCGCGAAGGTGCTCGCGAACGGCCCCACCGCGCCGGTGGCCGGGCTGCTCGGCGGTCTGCCGCTGCAGGGCCTGCCGACGCACGGACTGCCGGTGAACGGACTGCCGCTCGGCTGA